In Cryptomeria japonica chromosome 10, Sugi_1.0, whole genome shotgun sequence, a genomic segment contains:
- the LOC131073375 gene encoding 2-hydroxy-palmitic acid dioxygenase mpo1, producing the protein MGAIDLEKQFAFYGAYHSDKTNILIHTIFVWPIFFTALVLESFTPAFGPLPIAPGTFPFQEYMVLNMGFVTAVLYALFYIMMDKKAGTIAGVICLLCWVSSNALAQRLGFSLAWKVVLVSQLVCWTGQFIGHGVFEKRAPALLDNLVQAFLMAPFFVLLETLQKFCNYEPYPGFKKSVQAKVQANIKEWRLKKQKKSA; encoded by the exons ATGGGAGCGATCGATTTGGAGAAGCAATTTGCATTTTATGGAGCTTATCACAGTGACAAGACTAATATCCTTATCCATACCATATTTGTGTGGCCAATTTTTTTCACTGCGCTAGTATTGGAATCTTTCACCCCTGCTTTTGGTCCGCTGCCCATCGCACCAGGAACCTTCCCCTTCCAGGAGTATATGGTACTGAATATGGGTTTTGTGACAGCTGTTTTATATGCTCTGTTTTATATTATGATGGATAAGAAAGCAGGCACAATAGCAGGAGTCATCTGCCTTCTTTGCTGGGTTAGCAGCAATGCCCTTGCTCAGAGATTGGGGTTTTCCTTAGCGTGGAAG GTGGTCCTTGTTTCTCAGTTGGTTTGCTGGACAGGTCAATTCATAGGACATGGAGTTTTTGAG AAGCGAGCACCTGCACTTTTGGATAATCTTGTTCAAGCTTTCTTAATGGCTCCATTTTTTGTCCTGCTTGAG ACCCTCCAAAAGTTCTGTAATTATGAACCTTATCCTGGTTTCAAGAAGAGCGTACAGGCAAAAGTGCAAGCAAATATAAAGGAATGGAGATTGAAGAAGCAGAAAAAATCTGCATAA